From Desulfovibrio aminophilus DSM 12254, the proteins below share one genomic window:
- a CDS encoding transposase, producing the protein MSKPRRKFTAEFKTRVALDALSGEHTLSELASKYGVHPNQVSQWKQQAKEQIAVGFAGKAQKAQQSDEARIKELHAKIGQLTVEKDFLQQAFARI; encoded by the coding sequence ATGTCCAAGCCGCGAAGAAAGTTTACCGCAGAATTCAAGACCCGAGTCGCCCTGGACGCCCTGTCCGGAGAACACACCCTGTCCGAGCTTGCCAGCAAGTACGGCGTGCATCCCAATCAGGTTTCCCAGTGGAAGCAGCAGGCCAAGGAGCAGATCGCGGTCGGCTTTGCGGGCAAGGCCCAAAAGGCCCAACAAAGCGACGAGGCGCGGATCAAAGAGCTTCACGCCAAGATTGGCCAACTCACTGTGGAGAAGGATTTTTTGCAGCAAGCCTTCGCCAGAATTTGA
- a CDS encoding alkaline phosphatase family protein: MAKTPKKVMVIGLDCAQPHLIEKYVKEGALPTFKKLLESGTLAVNALAPYPTVTPPNWAVIATGATDGTHGITDFHNHTPGATLGNESITQNWDRDRIQAETVWEAAEKAGKKCIVMTYPGSAPSRMKKGITVGGNGFHVGESRKGLPSLNANYFLCEDSIISTDLYPHGFRGEFVDAEGWDGVEDMGNAPMEMEVKMPFPRAERAIAPATWWVLLPGEDGEYGKAVLATGKGGDKVLCTLTPGQWSDQLVTEITMADGGKEEVFFRCKLITLADDASEFKLLIGAMVPTKGDWIHPLDKSEGVDITKGAIHAAGGLVMGLLGSVDYDTYVEMNENLSTWNAEVAISLMQNNEWDLFYMHSHPIDWMYHLVLTDMVSDDAEKREKAWDVHKRIYEVEDRMLARLLTQADKDTLVVLVSDHGATPDGVVFDPYKALTPAGLAYMTDGKAMESESNVLALSTHLPDYARSKAVPQREIYIYVNLKGRDPEGIVEPEDYEKVQREICDALLTYVDPQTGKRPVALALPKKDARILGLHGDRIGDVVYALYPEFGSQHGHMLPTAEAGPGKLGPLLLFSGPNIKKNNKMERTCWLWDLVPTICYLLCIPAPEQCEGAILYQAMRDPHFKDKEMEKLREGLKRMEAAMSRDSREPWDHHDCA, translated from the coding sequence ATGGCTAAGACTCCTAAGAAGGTCATGGTTATCGGATTGGATTGCGCCCAGCCGCACCTGATCGAGAAGTATGTGAAGGAAGGAGCATTGCCCACCTTCAAGAAACTTCTCGAGAGCGGAACCCTGGCGGTCAACGCCCTGGCGCCATATCCCACGGTGACCCCCCCGAACTGGGCCGTCATCGCCACCGGCGCCACCGACGGCACGCACGGCATCACGGACTTCCACAACCACACCCCGGGCGCAACCCTGGGCAACGAGAGCATCACCCAGAACTGGGACCGTGACCGCATCCAGGCCGAGACGGTCTGGGAGGCCGCCGAGAAGGCCGGGAAGAAGTGCATCGTCATGACCTACCCCGGTTCGGCTCCTTCGCGGATGAAGAAGGGCATCACCGTGGGCGGCAACGGCTTCCACGTGGGCGAGAGCCGCAAGGGCTTGCCGTCGCTGAACGCCAACTACTTCCTCTGCGAGGACTCCATCATCTCCACGGATCTCTACCCTCACGGTTTCCGCGGCGAGTTCGTCGACGCCGAGGGCTGGGACGGCGTGGAGGATATGGGGAACGCACCCATGGAGATGGAAGTCAAGATGCCCTTCCCCAGGGCCGAGCGCGCAATCGCCCCCGCCACTTGGTGGGTGCTCCTGCCTGGCGAGGACGGCGAGTACGGCAAGGCCGTCCTGGCCACGGGCAAGGGCGGGGACAAGGTGCTCTGCACCCTGACCCCGGGCCAGTGGAGCGACCAGCTCGTGACCGAGATCACCATGGCGGACGGCGGCAAGGAGGAGGTCTTCTTCCGCTGCAAGCTCATCACGCTCGCCGACGACGCCAGCGAGTTCAAGCTGCTCATCGGCGCCATGGTGCCCACCAAGGGCGACTGGATCCACCCTCTGGACAAGTCCGAGGGCGTTGACATCACCAAGGGCGCCATCCACGCGGCCGGCGGCTTGGTCATGGGCCTGCTCGGCTCCGTCGACTACGACACCTATGTGGAGATGAACGAGAACCTCTCCACCTGGAACGCCGAGGTGGCGATCTCGCTCATGCAGAACAACGAGTGGGATCTCTTCTACATGCATTCCCATCCCATTGACTGGATGTACCACCTCGTGCTCACGGACATGGTCAGCGACGACGCCGAGAAGCGTGAGAAGGCCTGGGACGTGCATAAGCGCATCTACGAGGTCGAGGACCGCATGCTCGCCCGCCTGCTCACCCAGGCGGACAAGGACACCCTGGTGGTCCTGGTTTCCGACCACGGCGCCACGCCCGACGGAGTGGTCTTCGACCCGTACAAGGCTCTGACCCCCGCCGGACTGGCCTACATGACCGACGGCAAGGCCATGGAGAGCGAGTCCAACGTGCTGGCCCTGAGCACGCATCTCCCGGACTACGCCCGCTCCAAGGCCGTGCCCCAGCGCGAGATCTACATCTACGTGAACCTCAAGGGCCGCGATCCCGAAGGCATCGTGGAGCCGGAGGACTACGAGAAGGTCCAGCGCGAGATCTGCGACGCGCTTCTGACCTACGTCGACCCCCAGACCGGCAAGCGTCCCGTGGCCCTGGCCCTGCCCAAGAAGGACGCCCGAATCCTCGGGCTGCACGGCGACAGGATCGGAGACGTGGTCTACGCCCTGTATCCGGAATTCGGCTCCCAGCATGGCCATATGCTGCCCACGGCCGAGGCCGGCCCCGGCAAGCTCGGCCCGCTGCTGCTGTTCAGTGGGCCGAACATTAAGAAAAACAACAAGATGGAGCGCACCTGTTGGTTGTGGGACTTGGTTCCCACGATCTGCTATCTGCTCTGCATCCCCGCGCCGGAGCAGTGCGAAGGTGCTATCCTGTACCAGGCCATGCGCGATCCCCATTTCAAGGACAAGGAAATGGAGAAGTTGCGCGAGGGTCTGAAGCGCATGGAGGCGGCCATGTCGCGCGACAGCCGTGAGCCCTGGGATCACCACGACTGCGCCTGA
- a CDS encoding methyl-accepting chemotaxis protein, producing the protein MRKLSARWVLLLCVFLIVSTGMAGFALVLETRLSSFLLDQQVRVMHQSGDRIRSSLDLYLESAQADMEQFATQTTLVSAIQYYPTPVPFAEEFLKGVLARDRRFVSLFVFNSAGEVVVGRGPAGEDLCGSNVADTLLFRTVSQDKAFTGGEVEKDGRALGLGRPLRDKGRVIGGVGCLLDWSRFAERFVLPVRIGASGHAFVQDGTGRIVAHPDANLAFQSGLTPTVLAGAREVAGGLECDWRGVTTIYAATPLDALGWTVWVGAGRADLLSGLGPLRVALGVAALLLLILLCGGLWLLIRRLVLTPVLAIRDYSRAVADGDLDAHIAGSYRSEFDELKENVLRMSAMLRARLGFSQGVLNCLPVPVSIVDPEDRLVFTNKEMLGAMGKPGDPGDYQGWSSSRFVFGEEGRETLLWLALRDKARNDRELAFTTPSGERRVVEATTAPIIGDDGELFGSIALWFEVTTLRDQQARIEAQSEVITRAAERAREVVRQLGEESRNLGEQVEVAGQGASAQRGRTEETATAVEQMNASILEVSRNASMSAAQSERVREEGERGAAVARETDLAIDSVHAAFAGVADNLARLGEQAREISNILGIIDDIADQTNLLALNAAIEAARAGEAGRGFAVVAGEVRKLAEKTTEATKQVAGSTGAIEVAVGQCDAAMRVAVKAVETGGALSRQAGEALRSILDEASAAAAQSQAIAAAAEEQSAAAEQIARTSATVRSIARDTAEAMERAAGIGERLRRLAEDLNGIVATMRS; encoded by the coding sequence ATGAGAAAACTGTCGGCCCGTTGGGTCTTGCTCCTGTGCGTGTTTCTGATCGTCTCCACCGGCATGGCCGGATTCGCCCTGGTTCTGGAAACCCGGTTGTCGTCCTTTCTCCTGGATCAGCAGGTGCGGGTCATGCACCAAAGCGGCGACCGCATCCGGTCCTCGTTGGACCTCTACCTGGAATCAGCCCAGGCGGACATGGAGCAGTTCGCGACCCAGACGACATTGGTCAGCGCCATCCAGTATTATCCGACCCCTGTGCCTTTCGCCGAGGAGTTCCTCAAGGGCGTGCTCGCGCGCGACCGCCGGTTCGTTTCTCTTTTCGTGTTCAACTCCGCCGGTGAGGTGGTGGTCGGGCGCGGCCCTGCCGGCGAGGATCTGTGTGGGTCAAATGTGGCCGATACCCTGCTGTTCCGAACCGTGAGCCAGGACAAAGCGTTCACCGGCGGCGAAGTGGAGAAAGACGGCAGGGCCCTCGGCCTGGGCCGTCCCTTGCGGGACAAGGGGCGCGTGATCGGCGGCGTCGGCTGCCTGCTGGACTGGTCGCGCTTCGCGGAACGCTTCGTGCTGCCCGTGCGGATCGGGGCTTCGGGCCATGCCTTTGTACAGGACGGGACTGGCCGGATCGTGGCGCATCCGGACGCGAACCTGGCGTTCCAGTCCGGCCTGACCCCGACCGTGCTCGCCGGGGCGCGGGAGGTGGCCGGGGGGCTGGAGTGCGACTGGCGAGGCGTGACGACCATCTACGCCGCCACCCCTCTGGACGCCCTGGGCTGGACTGTCTGGGTGGGGGCCGGACGGGCCGACCTGCTGAGTGGGTTGGGGCCCTTGCGCGTGGCCCTGGGAGTCGCCGCGTTGCTCCTGCTCATCCTGCTCTGCGGTGGGCTCTGGCTCCTGATCCGGCGTTTGGTCCTGACCCCGGTTCTGGCCATCCGCGACTATTCCCGCGCCGTGGCCGACGGAGATCTCGATGCGCACATCGCGGGCTCGTACCGATCCGAATTCGACGAACTCAAGGAAAACGTGCTGCGCATGTCGGCCATGCTCCGCGCGCGGCTCGGCTTTTCCCAGGGCGTGCTGAATTGCCTGCCGGTGCCGGTGAGCATCGTGGACCCCGAGGACAGGCTGGTCTTCACCAACAAGGAAATGCTCGGGGCTATGGGCAAGCCGGGCGATCCCGGGGACTACCAGGGCTGGAGCTCCAGCCGTTTCGTCTTCGGCGAGGAGGGCCGGGAGACCCTGCTTTGGCTGGCTCTGCGTGACAAGGCCCGCAACGACCGTGAGCTGGCCTTCACCACTCCGTCAGGCGAGCGTCGGGTCGTGGAGGCGACCACCGCGCCGATCATCGGGGACGACGGCGAACTCTTCGGCTCCATCGCTCTTTGGTTCGAGGTCACCACCCTGCGCGATCAGCAGGCGCGCATCGAGGCGCAAAGCGAGGTCATCACCCGGGCGGCGGAGCGGGCTCGTGAGGTGGTCCGGCAACTGGGCGAGGAGTCCAGGAACCTGGGTGAACAGGTGGAGGTGGCCGGGCAGGGCGCCTCGGCGCAGCGCGGACGCACCGAAGAGACGGCCACGGCCGTGGAGCAGATGAACGCCTCCATTCTGGAGGTGAGCCGCAACGCCTCCATGTCGGCCGCCCAGTCCGAGCGGGTCCGGGAAGAAGGCGAACGCGGCGCGGCCGTGGCCCGGGAGACGGACCTGGCCATCGACTCCGTGCATGCGGCCTTCGCCGGAGTGGCGGACAACCTCGCCCGACTGGGCGAACAGGCGCGCGAGATTTCGAACATCCTCGGCATCATCGACGACATCGCGGATCAGACGAATCTGCTGGCCTTGAACGCGGCCATCGAGGCCGCCCGCGCGGGCGAGGCCGGACGAGGCTTCGCGGTTGTGGCCGGAGAAGTGCGCAAACTGGCGGAGAAGACGACCGAGGCCACCAAGCAGGTGGCTGGTTCCACGGGGGCCATCGAGGTGGCGGTGGGTCAATGTGACGCGGCCATGCGTGTGGCGGTCAAGGCGGTGGAGACCGGAGGCGCCCTGAGCCGCCAGGCGGGCGAGGCCCTGCGTTCGATCCTCGACGAGGCCTCGGCGGCGGCCGCCCAGTCTCAGGCCATCGCTGCGGCCGCGGAGGAGCAGTCCGCAGCCGCGGAGCAGATCGCCCGCACCTCGGCCACGGTCCGATCCATCGCCCGCGATACGGCCGAGGCCATGGAGCGGGCCGCCGGCATCGGTGAGAGGTTGCGCCGTCTTGCGGAAGATCTGAACGGCATTGTCGCAACCATGCGCTCGTGA
- a CDS encoding restriction endonuclease subunit S, with amino-acid sequence MAAFQKRVNGKWQAKIRRDGHPPVSKTFATKADAEAWARAQEREMDRGAFIPSDAAHRTTVGAMLDRYREEVFPRLARGGKFLQSNLERLKASLGALSLAALEPTHISTARDNALKAGLSSQSVRHNLGLLNRHQASRMFHDDTDAPVRLLDAFEGFHDLLKERSTQARLKGWREVAGLLREGRSDRVRLLGGQAWPGARRLAPGETVPEEHLFLEAAIRDIETDGLLRRPVKGLVYSGALSEAQRSQVLRPGDILFCCKGAVGMVALAPEDCGPNWIPSQSFQVLRPRDGADPICLFHQLRSRETQEHIARLVAGGTVPQIKTADMGDLPVPTLSPDEAERIRSSHAEILSLSQTIRQLEKRRDLLLKDIVG; translated from the coding sequence GTGGCAGCCTTCCAAAAACGCGTGAACGGCAAGTGGCAGGCCAAAATCCGCCGCGACGGACATCCGCCGGTTTCCAAAACCTTCGCGACCAAAGCCGATGCCGAGGCCTGGGCCCGCGCCCAGGAACGAGAAATGGACCGGGGAGCCTTCATTCCTTCGGATGCCGCGCACAGGACCACGGTCGGGGCCATGCTGGACAGATACCGTGAAGAGGTCTTCCCCCGCTTGGCCCGGGGCGGAAAATTCCTGCAATCCAACCTGGAACGCCTGAAGGCCTCACTCGGCGCGCTGTCCCTGGCGGCCCTGGAGCCGACGCACATCTCCACCGCGCGCGACAACGCGTTGAAGGCAGGGCTCTCCTCCCAAAGCGTGCGGCACAACCTGGGCCTTCTCAACCGGCATCAGGCAAGCAGGATGTTCCACGACGACACGGACGCGCCGGTCCGGCTCCTGGACGCCTTCGAAGGCTTTCACGACCTGCTCAAGGAGCGGTCCACCCAGGCGAGGCTCAAAGGCTGGCGGGAAGTGGCGGGCCTTCTTCGGGAGGGTCGCTCGGATCGCGTCCGCCTCCTCGGGGGGCAGGCCTGGCCCGGCGCCCGGCGTCTCGCGCCTGGGGAAACGGTTCCCGAGGAGCACCTCTTCCTTGAGGCCGCCATAAGAGACATCGAGACCGACGGTCTGCTCCGGCGGCCGGTGAAGGGTTTGGTCTATTCGGGGGCCTTGTCCGAAGCCCAGAGAAGCCAGGTGCTGCGTCCCGGCGACATCCTCTTCTGCTGCAAGGGGGCCGTGGGCATGGTCGCCCTGGCGCCAGAGGATTGCGGGCCGAACTGGATCCCCAGCCAGTCTTTCCAGGTGCTCCGGCCCCGCGACGGCGCGGACCCGATCTGCCTCTTCCACCAGCTCCGGTCGCGGGAGACTCAGGAGCACATCGCCCGGCTCGTCGCCGGCGGCACCGTGCCCCAGATCAAGACCGCGGACATGGGCGACCTGCCCGTGCCGACGCTGTCGCCGGACGAGGCGGAGCGGATACGTTCAAGCCATGCGGAGATCCTGTCTCTGTCCCAAACCATCCGCCAACTGGAAAAGAGACGCGACCTGTTGTTGAAAGACATCGTCGGGTAA
- a CDS encoding TRAP transporter large permease has translation MVAVGYIGLAIMVALLFMGVPVTFALGVVAVVGLSYVTSFAVVMQQAVLVVNQEGMSFIIICIPLFVFMGKMIYHTGIAKELFECIERWIGFLPGGLAMSATVTCAAFGAVTGSSVASVATMGTIIRPELKRYKYDDELSAGALTSAGTLAVLIPPSLGFIMYGVLTDTSIGGLFLAGVVPGILLTMLYCVYIFIRCSLNPKLGPRGASYAMLERIRSLKGTWGLLIIFVIIIGGIYGGFFTPTEASGVGVAGVLLICLSRRRLTWKAMRDAMIDTGLVAAMIWGIIVSGYLLARFLAVTGASQALVAFVADMGLSKVGFLIIISIIYLVLGMLLDMFGMLILTIPFFYPLVQHYGIDPIWFGTYAVIMCEIGLLTPPVGVNVFVMHDMAPDIPLKTIFRGIMPFAALNLFCVFLLEVFPKLATWLPYKIL, from the coding sequence ATGGTAGCCGTCGGATACATCGGACTCGCCATCATGGTGGCGCTCCTATTCATGGGGGTTCCCGTCACCTTCGCCCTGGGCGTGGTGGCGGTCGTGGGCCTGAGCTACGTGACCAGCTTCGCGGTGGTCATGCAGCAGGCGGTCCTGGTGGTCAACCAGGAAGGCATGAGTTTCATCATCATATGCATTCCGTTGTTCGTCTTCATGGGTAAGATGATCTACCACACCGGCATCGCCAAGGAGCTTTTCGAGTGCATCGAGCGCTGGATCGGCTTCCTGCCCGGCGGATTGGCCATGTCGGCCACGGTCACCTGCGCGGCCTTCGGCGCGGTCACCGGTTCCAGCGTGGCCTCGGTGGCCACCATGGGCACGATCATTCGGCCGGAACTCAAGCGCTACAAGTATGACGACGAGCTCAGCGCGGGAGCGTTGACCTCGGCGGGCACACTGGCGGTGCTCATCCCGCCGAGCCTGGGCTTCATCATGTACGGTGTCCTGACGGACACCTCCATCGGCGGGCTGTTCCTGGCCGGAGTCGTCCCGGGCATCCTGCTCACGATGCTCTACTGCGTCTACATCTTCATCCGCTGCAGCCTGAATCCCAAGCTTGGCCCTCGTGGCGCGTCCTATGCCATGCTGGAGCGCATCCGCTCTCTGAAGGGAACCTGGGGTCTGCTGATTATCTTCGTCATCATCATCGGCGGCATATACGGCGGCTTCTTCACCCCGACCGAGGCCTCGGGCGTGGGCGTGGCCGGGGTGCTGCTCATCTGCCTCAGCCGGCGGCGGCTGACCTGGAAGGCCATGCGCGACGCCATGATCGACACCGGTTTGGTGGCGGCCATGATCTGGGGCATCATCGTGTCCGGCTATCTGCTGGCCCGCTTCCTGGCGGTCACCGGCGCCTCGCAGGCGCTGGTCGCCTTCGTGGCCGACATGGGACTCTCCAAGGTGGGCTTCCTGATCATCATATCCATCATCTACCTGGTTCTCGGGATGCTGCTGGACATGTTCGGGATGCTCATCCTGACGATCCCCTTCTTCTATCCCCTGGTGCAGCATTACGGCATCGATCCGATCTGGTTCGGCACCTACGCGGTGATCATGTGCGAGATCGGCCTGCTGACGCCGCCCGTGGGCGTGAACGTCTTCGTCATGCATGACATGGCGCCGGACATTCCGCTCAAGACCATCTTCCGGGGGATCATGCCCTTCGCGGCCTTGAACCTGTTCTGCGTGTTCCTGCTGGAGGTGTTCCCCAAGCTGGCCACGTGGCTGCCTTACAAGATCCTCTGA
- a CDS encoding TRAP transporter small permease: protein MNTQATTPQEIDPGDIHAGKPSVFAQEDSLPGKAAVLLHKCATLVTIPLMTVFICTEVVMRYILNSGLTWSQEACGIMLFTLVLCCQANCWQKDRHIRMDLLYNALPAWFRRISDALTVICGGIFYGTIAFQAMRDIPYQLAINESTDEMHIPLWILSGIIIVSCALLILLLIRHAVRMVAAKKEHNSW from the coding sequence ATGAATACCCAGGCAACGACGCCGCAGGAAATCGATCCGGGCGACATCCACGCCGGCAAGCCGAGCGTCTTCGCCCAGGAAGACTCCCTTCCGGGCAAGGCGGCGGTACTCCTGCACAAATGCGCGACGCTCGTCACGATCCCGCTGATGACGGTCTTCATCTGCACCGAAGTCGTGATGCGCTATATCCTGAACAGCGGCCTCACCTGGTCCCAGGAGGCGTGCGGCATCATGCTCTTCACCCTGGTGCTCTGCTGTCAGGCCAATTGCTGGCAGAAGGACCGCCACATTCGGATGGACCTGCTCTACAACGCCCTCCCGGCGTGGTTCCGCAGGATATCCGACGCCTTGACGGTCATTTGCGGCGGCATCTTCTACGGAACCATCGCCTTCCAGGCGATGCGGGATATCCCGTACCAGCTCGCCATCAATGAATCCACGGACGAGATGCATATTCCCCTTTGGATTCTCAGCGGCATCATCATTGTCAGCTGCGCGCTGCTCATTCTCCTGCTGATCCGTCACGCGGTGCGCATGGTCGCGGCGAAAAAGGAGCACAACTCATGGTAG
- a CDS encoding TRAP transporter substrate-binding protein encodes MKTLKALAALCVLALFASLPALADGPVEFRFSAYYPESYPVFKEGFKRWEELVEKESNGKIVFKNYLNGVLHTAKHGFRAAMTDICDLTHAYPGYQPASFSLSHINDLPYALSSQHGGVLAMETLYPKYFKQEYEKMGVLLGCWVTTSEYNLITKKPVHKLEDLKGMKIRSFGGLCSTTLELLGAVPVMVQSSESYTAFQNGVVDAVLYPDSSMVSYRLYEVGKYHTRIALTRMGVPYAMSPQFFKKLSPEMKKFMYAKLRQASQMAAVAYDLDDIAARKTLKENGVEMIELAPEEMARFKKAVEPMWENFVKENEAKGLPARQLVTELRELDAKYSAMTPEQVFDLVTKNPLPGIVDF; translated from the coding sequence ATGAAGACCCTCAAGGCCCTTGCGGCGCTATGCGTCCTCGCCCTCTTCGCCAGTCTGCCGGCCCTGGCGGATGGACCCGTGGAGTTCCGCTTCTCCGCCTATTACCCGGAAAGCTATCCCGTGTTCAAGGAAGGCTTCAAAAGGTGGGAGGAACTTGTCGAGAAGGAAAGCAACGGGAAAATCGTCTTCAAAAACTATCTCAACGGTGTTCTGCATACGGCGAAGCACGGCTTCCGCGCCGCCATGACCGACATCTGCGACCTGACCCATGCCTATCCCGGATATCAGCCTGCGTCGTTCAGCCTGAGCCACATCAACGACCTGCCGTACGCTCTCAGCTCCCAGCATGGCGGCGTTCTGGCCATGGAGACCCTCTATCCGAAGTATTTCAAGCAGGAATACGAGAAGATGGGTGTGCTCCTCGGTTGCTGGGTCACCACCTCGGAATACAATCTCATCACCAAGAAGCCCGTCCACAAGCTGGAAGATCTCAAGGGCATGAAGATCCGCTCCTTCGGCGGTCTGTGTTCCACCACGCTGGAACTTTTAGGCGCGGTGCCGGTCATGGTCCAGTCCTCCGAGTCCTACACCGCCTTCCAGAACGGCGTGGTGGACGCGGTGCTGTATCCAGACAGCAGCATGGTCTCTTATCGGCTGTATGAGGTCGGCAAGTACCACACCCGCATCGCCCTGACCCGTATGGGTGTGCCCTACGCCATGAGCCCCCAGTTCTTCAAGAAGCTCTCGCCGGAGATGAAGAAGTTCATGTATGCCAAGCTGCGCCAGGCCTCGCAGATGGCCGCCGTGGCCTATGACCTGGATGACATCGCGGCCCGCAAGACGCTCAAGGAGAACGGTGTTGAGATGATCGAGCTGGCTCCCGAGGAGATGGCGCGCTTCAAGAAGGCCGTGGAGCCCATGTGGGAGAATTTCGTCAAGGAAAACGAGGCCAAGGGGCTTCCGGCCCGCCAGTTGGTGACGGAACTGCGCGAGCTGGACGCCAAGTACAGCGCCATGACCCCGGAACAGGTGTTCGATCTGGTCACCAAGAACCCGCTGCCCGGAATCGTCGATTTCTAA
- a CDS encoding glycyl-radical enzyme activating protein — MKHEDSGVVFDIQHYSLHDGPGVRSTIFFKGCPLSCRWCSNPESQSRYPQLMFYKNLCIGCGACAAACPSQAIVLSGDGVHMRRDLCQACGRCVSVCLQNARALSGRVMTVDEACDEVRQHWRIFMQSGGGVTCGGGEALAQPGFLLSVLTRLHGELGFHTCLDTSGCAPWDVLREMLPQLDLILLDIKHMESFRHKEATGLGNEPILRNARELGRIGFPVLIRLPLIPGFNDTLENLRALGSFLAEVGLRKVEIMPYHEFGLTKYGALEKEYSRPSSTTPETGRAVTVLRGCDLEVLVHGRRDEEENPMQQSECAEYKQ, encoded by the coding sequence ATGAAGCACGAAGACAGCGGCGTCGTTTTCGACATCCAGCATTACAGCCTGCACGACGGTCCTGGAGTGCGATCAACCATCTTCTTCAAGGGGTGTCCCTTGTCTTGTCGATGGTGCAGCAATCCAGAGTCCCAGAGCCGGTATCCCCAGCTCATGTTTTACAAGAACCTCTGCATCGGCTGCGGCGCTTGCGCCGCAGCCTGTCCCAGCCAAGCCATCGTTCTGTCCGGGGACGGCGTTCACATGCGCCGCGACCTGTGCCAGGCGTGCGGCCGGTGCGTTTCGGTCTGCCTTCAGAACGCCCGGGCGCTTTCCGGCCGGGTCATGACCGTCGATGAAGCCTGCGATGAGGTGCGCCAGCACTGGCGGATCTTCATGCAGAGCGGCGGCGGCGTCACCTGCGGCGGTGGCGAGGCCCTGGCCCAGCCCGGGTTCCTGCTGTCCGTGCTCACGCGGCTGCACGGCGAACTCGGCTTCCATACCTGCCTGGACACCAGCGGTTGCGCCCCCTGGGACGTGCTGCGCGAGATGCTGCCGCAGTTGGATCTGATCCTCCTGGACATCAAGCACATGGAGAGTTTCCGGCACAAGGAGGCCACCGGCCTGGGCAACGAGCCGATTCTGCGCAACGCCCGGGAACTGGGGCGGATCGGTTTTCCCGTGCTGATTCGCCTGCCGCTCATTCCCGGGTTCAACGACACGCTGGAAAACTTGCGCGCCCTTGGCTCGTTTCTGGCCGAAGTCGGTCTGCGCAAGGTGGAGATCATGCCGTATCACGAGTTCGGATTGACCAAGTACGGCGCCCTGGAAAAGGAATACAGCCGCCCGTCGTCCACGACCCCGGAGACGGGGCGGGCTGTAACGGTGTTGCGAGGCTGTGATCTTGAAGTCCTGGTACATGGAAGGAGGGATGAGGAAGAGAATCCGATGCAGCAGAGTGAATGTGCTGAATACAAACAATAA